The window CACAAACAAATACTACTCGCTTCTGTTACATCTTCTGCGgatagaaaaagaaagaagggctATATGCATCATCCACACATGATCCTTCTATCAAATTCAAGAAGAGTTCAAAACCCTACCCACATCATCATCCTGCAATCTTAAGGTGGCCTTCGCCACAGATCATCATTTCTTAGATTCTGGGTCTTTTTGGTGGATGGATTCAGCCTCTGGAGGACCGGACTTGAGCGGGGGAGGAGAGGCCGGGCCATCATCAGCCAGCGGGAGTGGTAGCGCCGAAGGTGTAGGCGGGTCAACGGCTGCGCCACCCAGTCGTTACGAGTCGCAAAAGCGGCGAGATTGGAACACTTTCCTGCAGTACCTCAGGAACCACAAGCCGCCGCTGACACTAGCTCGGTGTAGCGGAGCGCACGTGATCGAGTTCTTGAAGTACTTGGATCAGTTCGGAAAAACTAAGGTGCACGTGGCCGGGTGCCCTTATTTCGGGCACCCTAATCCACCAGCCCCATGCCAGTGCCCGCTCAAGCAAGCTTGGGGCAGTCTTGACGCCCTCATAGGACGCCTTAGAGCTGCCTACGAAGAAAACGGTGGAAGACCCGAATCCAACCCTTTTGGTGCTAGAGCTGTTAGGATTTATCTCAGGGAAGTAAGGGAAAGCCAGG is drawn from Coffea arabica cultivar ET-39 chromosome 1c, Coffea Arabica ET-39 HiFi, whole genome shotgun sequence and contains these coding sequences:
- the LOC113730925 gene encoding protein LIGHT-DEPENDENT SHORT HYPOCOTYLS 6, translating into MDSASGGPDLSGGGEAGPSSASGSGSAEGVGGSTAAPPSRYESQKRRDWNTFLQYLRNHKPPLTLARCSGAHVIEFLKYLDQFGKTKVHVAGCPYFGHPNPPAPCQCPLKQAWGSLDALIGRLRAAYEENGGRPESNPFGARAVRIYLREVRESQAKARGIPYEKKKRKRPAATAVPAVSVAASDVGASSSGGGDVGGGGGGDGGSGGGPGGTPTTVVVTTTTV